In one Grus americana isolate bGruAme1 chromosome 1, bGruAme1.mat, whole genome shotgun sequence genomic region, the following are encoded:
- the HAO2 gene encoding 2-Hydroxyacid oxidase 2 isoform X1 has protein sequence MAMVCLSDFEAYAKKYLPRIAWDFFAAGADDCSTRDENILAYKRIHFRPRMLQDVSVMDIRTKLLGTEISFPVGIAPTGFHQLAWPDGEKSTARAAKAMNTCYIASTYSTCTLEEISAAAPGGLRWFQLYIHRNRAVSQQLVQRAVASGFQGLVLTADLPYTGKRRDDVRNGFRLPPHMKLKNLEGAFEGDDRSEYGLPPNSLDPSVTWNDIYWLRSLTHLPIIIKGILTKEDAELAVRHGVQGIIVSNHGGRQLDGGPATIDALVEVVEAVQGRVEVYLDGGIRKGSDVLKALALGAKCVFIGRPALWGLAYKGEEGLQEVLRILQDEFRLSMALAGCASVSEIGRHLVQFSKL, from the exons ATGGCTATGGTGTGTCTTTCAGACTTCGAAGCTTATGCTAAAAAGTATTTACCCAGGAttgcttgggatttttttgcagctggagcagaTGACTGTAGCACTCGAGATGAAAACATCCTGGCATATAAAAG AATTCATTTCCGGCCACGTATGCTGCAGGATGTATCCGTGATGGACATTAGGACTAAACTCCTGGGGACTGAAatcagctttcctgtaggaaTCGCCCCTACTGGCTTCCACCAGCTAGCATGGCCTGATGGAGAGAAAAGCACAGCCAGAG CGGCCAAAGCAATGAACACCTGTTACATTGCCAGCACATACTCCACCTGCACGCTGGAGGAGATCTCTGCAGCCGCCCCCGGCGGGCTCCGCTGGTTCCAGCTCTACATCCACCGCAACAGGGCGGTTTCCCAGCAACTGGTCCAACGAGCAGTGGCCTCAGGTTTCCAGGGCCTCGTCCTCACCGCAGATCTGCCCTACACCGGCAAAAGACGCGACGATGTCCGCAATGGTTTCCGCCTTCCTCCCCACATGAAATTGAAGAACTTGGAAGGAGCCTTTGAG GGAGATGACCGTTCTGAGTATGGACTGCCACCCAACAGCTTGGATCCTTCGGTCACCTGGAATGATATCTACTGGCTGCGAAGCCTGACCCACCTGCCCATCATCATCAAAGGCATCTTGACGAAAGAAGATGCAGAGCTGGCAGTGAGACATGGAGTTCAGGGAATTATTGTGTCCAATCACGGTGGAAGGCAACTGGATGGAGGACCTGCAACG ATTGATGCTCTGGTTGAGGTTGTGGAGGCAGTACAAGGCAGAGTTGAAGTTTATTTAGATGGTGGAATACGAAAAGGAAGCGACGTATTAAAAGCACTGGCACTGGGAGCAAAATGCGTCTTTATTGGAAGACCAGCTTTATGGGGTCTGGCTTACAAG GGTGAAGAAGGCCTTCAAGAAGTTTTGAGGATTTTGCAGGATGAGTTTCGTTTGTCGATGGCCTTAGCTG gctgtgccagtgtctcagagATTGGCCGACACCTAGTTCAGTTCTCAAAGCTGTGA
- the HAO2 gene encoding 2-Hydroxyacid oxidase 2 isoform X3, whose amino-acid sequence MAMVCLSDFEAYAKKYLPRIAWDFFAAGADDCSTRDENILAYKRIHFRPRMLQDVSVMDIRTKLLGTEISFPVGIAPTGFHQLAWPDGEKSTARAAKAMNTCYIASTYSTCTLEEISAAAPGGLRWFQLYIHRNRAVSQQLVQRAVASGFQGLVLTADLPYTGKRRDDVRNGFRLPPHMKLKNLEGAFEGDDRSEYGLPPNSLDPSVTWNDIYWLRSLTHLPIIIKGILTKEDAELAVRHGVQGIIVSNHGGRQLDGGPATGEEGLQEVLRILQDEFRLSMALAGCASVSEIGRHLVQFSKL is encoded by the exons ATGGCTATGGTGTGTCTTTCAGACTTCGAAGCTTATGCTAAAAAGTATTTACCCAGGAttgcttgggatttttttgcagctggagcagaTGACTGTAGCACTCGAGATGAAAACATCCTGGCATATAAAAG AATTCATTTCCGGCCACGTATGCTGCAGGATGTATCCGTGATGGACATTAGGACTAAACTCCTGGGGACTGAAatcagctttcctgtaggaaTCGCCCCTACTGGCTTCCACCAGCTAGCATGGCCTGATGGAGAGAAAAGCACAGCCAGAG CGGCCAAAGCAATGAACACCTGTTACATTGCCAGCACATACTCCACCTGCACGCTGGAGGAGATCTCTGCAGCCGCCCCCGGCGGGCTCCGCTGGTTCCAGCTCTACATCCACCGCAACAGGGCGGTTTCCCAGCAACTGGTCCAACGAGCAGTGGCCTCAGGTTTCCAGGGCCTCGTCCTCACCGCAGATCTGCCCTACACCGGCAAAAGACGCGACGATGTCCGCAATGGTTTCCGCCTTCCTCCCCACATGAAATTGAAGAACTTGGAAGGAGCCTTTGAG GGAGATGACCGTTCTGAGTATGGACTGCCACCCAACAGCTTGGATCCTTCGGTCACCTGGAATGATATCTACTGGCTGCGAAGCCTGACCCACCTGCCCATCATCATCAAAGGCATCTTGACGAAAGAAGATGCAGAGCTGGCAGTGAGACATGGAGTTCAGGGAATTATTGTGTCCAATCACGGTGGAAGGCAACTGGATGGAGGACCTGCAACG GGTGAAGAAGGCCTTCAAGAAGTTTTGAGGATTTTGCAGGATGAGTTTCGTTTGTCGATGGCCTTAGCTG gctgtgccagtgtctcagagATTGGCCGACACCTAGTTCAGTTCTCAAAGCTGTGA
- the HAO2 gene encoding 2-Hydroxyacid oxidase 2 isoform X2: protein MLQDVSVMDIRTKLLGTEISFPVGIAPTGFHQLAWPDGEKSTARAAKAMNTCYIASTYSTCTLEEISAAAPGGLRWFQLYIHRNRAVSQQLVQRAVASGFQGLVLTADLPYTGKRRDDVRNGFRLPPHMKLKNLEGAFEGDDRSEYGLPPNSLDPSVTWNDIYWLRSLTHLPIIIKGILTKEDAELAVRHGVQGIIVSNHGGRQLDGGPATIDALVEVVEAVQGRVEVYLDGGIRKGSDVLKALALGAKCVFIGRPALWGLAYKGEEGLQEVLRILQDEFRLSMALAGCASVSEIGRHLVQFSKL from the exons ATGCTGCAGGATGTATCCGTGATGGACATTAGGACTAAACTCCTGGGGACTGAAatcagctttcctgtaggaaTCGCCCCTACTGGCTTCCACCAGCTAGCATGGCCTGATGGAGAGAAAAGCACAGCCAGAG CGGCCAAAGCAATGAACACCTGTTACATTGCCAGCACATACTCCACCTGCACGCTGGAGGAGATCTCTGCAGCCGCCCCCGGCGGGCTCCGCTGGTTCCAGCTCTACATCCACCGCAACAGGGCGGTTTCCCAGCAACTGGTCCAACGAGCAGTGGCCTCAGGTTTCCAGGGCCTCGTCCTCACCGCAGATCTGCCCTACACCGGCAAAAGACGCGACGATGTCCGCAATGGTTTCCGCCTTCCTCCCCACATGAAATTGAAGAACTTGGAAGGAGCCTTTGAG GGAGATGACCGTTCTGAGTATGGACTGCCACCCAACAGCTTGGATCCTTCGGTCACCTGGAATGATATCTACTGGCTGCGAAGCCTGACCCACCTGCCCATCATCATCAAAGGCATCTTGACGAAAGAAGATGCAGAGCTGGCAGTGAGACATGGAGTTCAGGGAATTATTGTGTCCAATCACGGTGGAAGGCAACTGGATGGAGGACCTGCAACG ATTGATGCTCTGGTTGAGGTTGTGGAGGCAGTACAAGGCAGAGTTGAAGTTTATTTAGATGGTGGAATACGAAAAGGAAGCGACGTATTAAAAGCACTGGCACTGGGAGCAAAATGCGTCTTTATTGGAAGACCAGCTTTATGGGGTCTGGCTTACAAG GGTGAAGAAGGCCTTCAAGAAGTTTTGAGGATTTTGCAGGATGAGTTTCGTTTGTCGATGGCCTTAGCTG gctgtgccagtgtctcagagATTGGCCGACACCTAGTTCAGTTCTCAAAGCTGTGA